From a region of the Chitinophaga caseinilytica genome:
- a CDS encoding response regulator, with product MKSNFQRNLIIGFGFSLFLLITGSAASIISIRNLISSAEWVEHTNQVIRHLDDVLSHLKDAETSQRGFLITGDREFLQPYQGAEDSIMRHIRLTKEMTADNVRQQASAEELTLAIRQRLAVLNNNIDKKKRGTDITIDDMERGKEHMDRARMLVTEMKTSEQHLLSQRTSRMNAFAGTTPVFVLIASIVAIIITIVSFLKVNSDYKQRTALQKELEKKDEDITRRIRMTQEVAAKISAGDYAARVRDDIDDGLGQLSVSLNRMAASLEKSFTDLADREWLQSGVAALNDQMIGEYELDELAQRVLDYVVPYTNGSTGAVYVAEEGGRLRLYGRHAAESEGLEEVLRFGEGLAGQSALSRKPIVLEDVPEGLLRMQVSCGAIQPKSVIALPLYHERKVMGVLEVASLRSFSNQEKSFLESAVLNIGTVIHILDNRKRLQELLEETQSQAEELQAQHNELENANSELEAQTEKLQASEEELRTQQEELVDANSELEERARLLEETNRLVKDSNREIQRKAEELAQSTKYKSEFLANMSHELRTPLNSILLLSRLMVENNERNLSPEQIEYARVIQNSGKGLLMLIDEILDLSKIEAGKMDLVYTEAGVDEVVKDMRALFEPLAREKGVDFGTEIADDVQGVFETDRQRLDQILRNLLSNAIKFTDEGTVTLRAWRPADYTNTIAFTVADTGIGIAADKQDVVFEAFQQEDGSTRRRFGGTGLGLSISRELARLMGGEIRLVSEPGHGSQFTVLLPVSSGVGKVEKLSASELMPAKEKSVYRQRFVSDAIPVGTVEDDRAAIKPGEKCILIVEDDLNFARSLLEFTRSKGYKGIVTVRGDEAQSLAEQFLPAGILLDIQLPVKDGWEVMEELKSHSATRHIPVHIMSAFQARFKSLSKGAVDFIDKPLTFDKMDDIFRKIEFMLHENPRKVLIVEENLQHAKALAYFLENYKVNTEIRNDIGGSLESLQKQEVNCVILDMGVSHARSYETLEQVKREPGLENIPIIVFTGKNLSRDEESKIRSYADSVVVKVANSYQRIMDEVSLFLHLVEGEKKDAERPGNGLGRLAEVLRGKNILLADDDVRNIFSLTRALESFGMKVISATDGSEALQLLSKNKDVDIVLMDMMMPEMDGYESTRRIKADPATRHLPVIAVTAKAMKGDREKCIAAGASDYISKPVDIDQLLSLLRVWLYDAGK from the coding sequence ATGAAGTCCAATTTCCAGCGCAACCTCATCATCGGGTTCGGGTTCTCGCTGTTCCTCCTCATTACGGGATCGGCGGCGTCCATCATCAGCATCCGCAATCTCATTTCCAGCGCGGAATGGGTGGAACATACCAACCAGGTGATCCGCCATCTCGACGATGTGCTGTCTCATCTGAAAGACGCGGAAACCAGTCAGCGCGGCTTCCTCATTACCGGCGACCGCGAATTCCTGCAGCCCTACCAGGGCGCGGAAGACAGTATCATGCGGCATATTCGCCTCACGAAGGAAATGACGGCCGACAACGTCAGGCAGCAAGCCTCCGCAGAAGAGCTCACCCTCGCCATCCGGCAGCGGCTGGCCGTGCTCAATAATAATATCGACAAAAAGAAACGCGGCACGGACATCACGATAGACGACATGGAGCGGGGAAAGGAGCATATGGACCGGGCGCGGATGCTCGTCACGGAAATGAAAACTTCCGAACAGCACCTCCTGTCCCAACGTACCAGCCGGATGAACGCATTTGCCGGCACTACGCCGGTTTTTGTGCTGATCGCTTCCATCGTGGCCATTATCATCACCATCGTTTCCTTCCTGAAGGTCAACAGCGACTATAAACAACGCACCGCTTTACAAAAGGAACTGGAGAAAAAGGACGAAGACATCACCCGCCGCATCCGCATGACGCAGGAAGTGGCCGCCAAAATATCGGCCGGCGATTATGCGGCCCGCGTGAGGGACGATATAGACGACGGCCTCGGCCAGTTGTCGGTTTCCCTGAACCGCATGGCCGCATCCCTCGAAAAATCCTTTACCGACCTGGCAGACCGCGAATGGCTGCAATCGGGCGTGGCGGCGCTTAACGATCAGATGATCGGAGAATATGAGCTCGACGAGCTGGCCCAACGCGTGCTGGATTATGTGGTGCCTTACACCAACGGCAGCACCGGCGCGGTATACGTGGCCGAAGAAGGCGGCCGGCTGCGGCTTTATGGCCGGCATGCCGCGGAAAGCGAAGGCCTGGAAGAAGTATTGCGCTTCGGCGAAGGGCTCGCGGGACAAAGCGCCCTCAGCCGGAAGCCCATCGTGCTGGAAGACGTTCCCGAAGGCTTGCTGCGCATGCAGGTCAGCTGTGGCGCCATCCAGCCCAAATCCGTCATCGCCCTGCCGCTGTATCACGAACGGAAAGTAATGGGCGTGCTGGAAGTGGCGTCCCTGCGCAGTTTCAGTAACCAGGAAAAATCGTTCCTCGAATCGGCCGTGCTCAATATCGGCACCGTCATCCACATCCTCGACAACCGCAAGCGCCTCCAGGAACTGCTGGAAGAAACGCAGAGCCAGGCCGAAGAACTGCAGGCGCAGCACAACGAACTGGAAAACGCCAACAGCGAACTGGAAGCGCAGACGGAAAAACTGCAGGCCTCGGAAGAAGAGCTTCGCACGCAGCAGGAAGAACTGGTAGACGCCAATTCCGAACTGGAAGAAAGGGCGCGGCTACTGGAAGAAACCAACCGCCTCGTGAAAGACTCCAACCGCGAAATCCAGCGCAAAGCCGAAGAGCTCGCCCAAAGCACGAAATATAAATCGGAATTCCTGGCGAATATGTCGCACGAACTGCGGACACCGCTCAATTCCATCTTGCTGCTGTCGCGCCTGATGGTAGAAAACAACGAGCGCAACCTATCTCCGGAACAGATCGAATACGCCCGCGTGATCCAGAACTCCGGGAAAGGCCTGCTCATGCTCATCGACGAAATCCTCGACCTGTCCAAAATCGAAGCGGGGAAAATGGATTTGGTGTATACCGAAGCCGGTGTGGATGAAGTGGTGAAAGACATGCGCGCGCTGTTCGAACCGCTGGCGCGGGAAAAAGGCGTGGATTTCGGAACGGAGATCGCGGATGATGTACAGGGCGTTTTCGAGACAGACCGTCAGCGGCTCGACCAGATCCTCCGCAACCTCCTCAGCAACGCCATCAAATTCACCGACGAAGGCACGGTGACGCTGCGCGCCTGGCGCCCGGCAGACTATACCAATACCATCGCGTTCACCGTGGCGGATACCGGCATCGGCATCGCCGCAGATAAGCAGGACGTGGTGTTTGAGGCATTCCAGCAGGAAGACGGCTCCACGCGCCGGCGTTTCGGCGGAACGGGCCTGGGGCTTTCCATCAGCCGGGAACTGGCGCGGCTCATGGGCGGCGAGATCAGGCTGGTGAGCGAACCGGGCCATGGCAGCCAGTTCACCGTACTGCTGCCCGTTTCTTCCGGCGTCGGGAAAGTGGAAAAACTGTCTGCCTCCGAACTGATGCCCGCCAAAGAGAAAAGCGTATACCGCCAGCGGTTCGTGAGCGACGCCATTCCCGTGGGAACGGTGGAAGACGACCGGGCTGCGATCAAGCCCGGAGAAAAATGTATCCTCATCGTGGAAGACGACCTGAATTTTGCGCGGTCGCTGCTCGAATTCACCCGGAGCAAGGGGTACAAGGGCATCGTGACGGTCCGCGGCGACGAGGCGCAATCCCTCGCCGAACAATTCCTCCCCGCCGGCATCCTCCTCGATATTCAACTGCCCGTCAAAGACGGTTGGGAAGTGATGGAGGAACTGAAGAGCCATTCCGCCACCCGCCACATTCCCGTCCACATCATGTCTGCCTTCCAGGCGCGGTTTAAAAGTTTGTCGAAAGGCGCGGTAGACTTCATCGATAAACCGCTGACCTTCGACAAGATGGACGATATCTTCCGGAAGATCGAATTCATGCTCCACGAAAACCCGCGCAAAGTGCTTATCGTGGAAGAAAATCTGCAGCATGCGAAGGCGCTGGCGTATTTCCTCGAAAACTATAAAGTCAACACCGAAATCCGGAACGATATTGGTGGCAGCCTGGAATCGCTGCAGAAGCAGGAAGTGAACTGCGTGATCCTGGATATGGGGGTTTCCCACGCCCGTTCGTACGAAACGCTGGAGCAGGTGAAGCGCGAGCCGGGGCTGGAAAATATTCCCATCATCGTGTTCACCGGCAAAAACCTCAGCCGCGACGAAGAATCGAAAATCCGCAGTTACGCCGATTCGGTGGTGGTGAAAGTCGCCAATTCGTACCAGCGGATCATGGACGAGGTGTCGCTTTTCCTGCACCTGGTGGAAGGGGAGAAGAAAGACGCGGAACGCCCGGGCAACGGGCTCGGCAGGCTGGCGGAAGTGCTCCGCGGAAAAAATATCCTGCTGGCAGACGATGATGTGCGCAACATCTTTTCGCTCACCCGCGCGCTGGAAAGCTTCGGCATGAAAGTCATTTCCGCGACAGACGGCAGCGAGGCCCTGCAACTTTTGTCGAAAAACAAGGACGTCGACATCGTATTGATGGATATGATGATGCCCGAAATGGACGGATACGAATCCACCCGCCGCATCAAGGCCGATCCCGCTACGCGCCACCTGCCCGTGATCGCCGTTACGGCCAAGGCCATGAAGGGCGACCGAGAAAAGTGCATCGCGGCGGGCGCGTCTGACTACATCAGCAAGCCGGTCGATATCGACCAATTGCTGTCTTTATTACGGGTATGGCTATACGATGCCGGAAAATAA
- a CDS encoding response regulator yields the protein MILIVDDRPENLYSLQKLLELNHFKVDTASSGEEALRKILRNTYFLIILDVQMPEMDGFEVAEAITGYSKSKDIPIIFLSAVSVEKRFITRGYSSGGLDYITKPVDPEILLLKVSTFYRLHQQTRELHEAQEALRQEVMERKAAQEALSHSLDELRSILESIQQIAFTLGPSGQIEFANRYWYRYADSLETLPATPDGETSLPECIAKAMASGQQEVCEVRIRPIGETDFRYHLFSLTPVWKEGAIGKWVCIFTDIHEQKMINQLLENRVDERTRALQQANRDLEYSNHELQQFAYVASHDLKEPLRKIQVFSNLISGKFGTEAPEAEHYLSKIVSSAARMNSLITDVLEYSKISIGGQFRATDVNAILRDILDDMELLVREKGAVIRMENVPLLLAIPSQMRQVFQNILSNALKFSRQGVPPDISVVAERTEELSVNGASSAEGAFCRITVRDNGIGFDERYLDKIFVIFQRLHGRNEFEGTGIGLAIVKKIIDTHGGLVTASSREGEGSVFTMVLPVHQHQHENHTQASDT from the coding sequence ATGATATTAATCGTAGACGACAGGCCTGAGAATCTCTATTCCCTGCAGAAACTTCTGGAACTGAATCATTTCAAAGTGGATACGGCCTCCTCGGGCGAGGAAGCCTTGCGGAAAATACTGCGCAATACCTATTTTCTCATCATCCTCGATGTGCAGATGCCGGAAATGGACGGGTTCGAAGTTGCGGAAGCAATCACGGGCTACAGCAAGTCGAAAGACATTCCCATTATCTTCCTTTCCGCCGTGAGCGTGGAAAAGCGGTTCATTACCCGCGGCTATTCGTCGGGCGGGCTGGATTATATTACCAAGCCCGTAGACCCGGAAATCCTCCTCCTCAAAGTGAGTACCTTTTACCGCCTTCACCAGCAAACCCGTGAACTGCACGAAGCCCAGGAAGCGTTGCGGCAGGAAGTCATGGAAAGGAAAGCAGCGCAGGAGGCGTTATCGCACAGCCTGGACGAGCTCCGTTCCATCCTCGAATCCATCCAGCAGATCGCTTTCACGCTCGGGCCTTCGGGCCAGATCGAGTTCGCCAACCGGTATTGGTACCGGTACGCGGATTCGCTGGAAACCTTGCCGGCTACGCCGGACGGGGAAACCTCGCTGCCGGAATGCATCGCCAAAGCCATGGCGTCTGGCCAGCAGGAGGTTTGCGAAGTGCGCATCCGGCCCATCGGGGAAACGGATTTCAGGTATCATCTTTTCAGTTTGACGCCGGTGTGGAAAGAGGGCGCCATCGGGAAGTGGGTCTGCATCTTCACCGATATCCACGAACAGAAAATGATCAACCAGCTGCTGGAAAACCGGGTAGACGAACGCACCCGCGCGCTGCAACAGGCCAATCGCGACCTGGAATACAGCAACCACGAGCTCCAGCAATTCGCATACGTAGCCTCGCACGACCTGAAGGAGCCCCTCCGGAAAATCCAGGTGTTCAGCAACCTCATCAGCGGCAAATTCGGGACGGAAGCGCCCGAAGCCGAACATTACCTCAGCAAGATCGTTTCCTCCGCCGCGCGCATGAACAGCCTCATCACCGACGTGCTGGAATATTCGAAGATCTCCATCGGCGGCCAGTTCCGCGCTACCGACGTCAACGCTATCCTCCGCGATATCCTCGACGATATGGAACTGCTCGTCCGCGAAAAAGGCGCCGTGATCCGGATGGAAAACGTACCGTTGCTCCTCGCCATCCCTTCGCAGATGCGCCAGGTGTTCCAGAACATCCTCAGCAACGCCCTGAAATTCTCCCGCCAGGGCGTTCCGCCGGACATCAGCGTGGTCGCCGAAAGGACGGAGGAGCTGTCCGTCAACGGAGCATCTTCCGCCGAAGGGGCGTTTTGCCGCATCACCGTCAGGGATAACGGCATCGGGTTCGACGAGCGGTATCTCGACAAAATATTCGTCATCTTCCAGCGGTTGCACGGGCGCAACGAATTCGAAGGCACGGGCATCGGGCTGGCCATCGTCAAAAAGATCATCGATACCCACGGCGGCCTGGTAACGGCCAGCAGCCGCGAAGGCGAAGGCTCGGTATTTACGATGGTACTGCCCGTTCATCAACATCAACACGAAAACCATACTCAAGCAAGCGATACATGA
- a CDS encoding efflux RND transporter permease subunit: MGLIKSALDKPITILVLVAGLFFFGVKAVREVKVDIFPKLDMPVLYIAHPFGGYTPNQMEAFFAKQYVNILLFVNGVKSIETKNVQGLTLMKLNFYEGTNMSQAAAEVSAFSNRAQAIFPPGSQPPFIIRFDASTLPVGELVLSSDKRTNNELMDMANVYVRASFTSIPGLVAPPPFGGNIRTVVIKADPELLRIHHLTPDQLVEALRLNNQVAPSGNVRIGDKNYITPTNTTVKNIKDFENLPLFKGGVQTLFLRDVATVEDGADIAAGYALVNGRRSVYLNVAKSADASTWEVVQNLKKAIPRLQAQLPEDVTLSYEFDQSTYVMNAVKSLVTEGIIGAILTGLMVVLFLGDLRGALIVILTIPVSIISGVLFLSLFGQTINIMTLSGLALAIGILVDESTVTIENIHQHFDMGKPKALAIWDACKEIAFPKLLILFCILAVFAPAFTMKGIPGSLFLPLALAIGFSMITSYFLSQTFVPVMANWIMKAHKKGHVPANENDTWDQKKVLVERADFNNDGKVSGFEKFRNRFMKLIDRLMPVRKPVVIAYLVIISGIAFWLLSGIGRDVLPRTNGGQFQVRLRAEEGTRMERTEEKTLRAIHTIENVIGKENISITSSYIGQHPSLFSVSPIYLFMAGPHEAVLQVSLNKDKHFELEELKEQLRAALKEKVPDMTLSFEPIELTDKILSQGSPTPVEVRISGRNKKLNEEYANKIIDKLKAIHYMRDVQLQQSTKYPSINIEVDRTRLAQLGADMTDVTRSLIASTSSSRLTEKNVWVDEKTNLSYSVQVVVPENKMNSIDEIAEIPLMKNASRPVLGDVATLTPGTTYGENDNLGAMPMISVTANLNDTDLGTASEDVKAAIASLGELPRGLTMEPVGLSNTLTETLSSLQGGLLVAIVVIFLMLTANFQSFRVSFVVLTTVPAVILGSLLLLRITGSTLNLQSYMGIIMSVGVSISNAVLLITNAEHLRKHNGDALASAREAAALRLRPILMTSLAMVVGMIPMAIGHGEGGDQVSPLGRAVIGGLVASTVAALVMLPLVFGWVMKSASTQSVSLNPENKESKHYIPSLYDHNQ, from the coding sequence ATGGGACTCATCAAAAGCGCGCTAGACAAACCGATCACCATTCTCGTACTGGTGGCGGGGTTGTTTTTCTTCGGCGTGAAAGCGGTGCGGGAAGTGAAAGTCGACATCTTCCCCAAGCTCGACATGCCGGTGCTCTACATCGCGCACCCCTTCGGCGGATACACGCCCAACCAGATGGAAGCCTTCTTCGCCAAGCAATACGTGAATATCCTGCTGTTCGTGAACGGCGTAAAATCCATCGAAACGAAAAACGTGCAGGGCCTCACGCTCATGAAGCTCAACTTCTACGAAGGTACCAACATGAGCCAGGCCGCGGCGGAAGTGTCGGCATTCTCCAACCGCGCCCAGGCCATTTTCCCGCCCGGCTCGCAGCCGCCGTTCATCATCCGGTTCGATGCGTCTACGCTGCCGGTAGGTGAGCTCGTGCTCAGTTCCGACAAGCGGACCAACAACGAACTGATGGATATGGCCAACGTGTACGTTCGCGCATCGTTCACCTCCATTCCCGGCCTGGTGGCGCCGCCGCCTTTCGGGGGCAACATCCGAACCGTGGTGATCAAGGCCGACCCCGAGCTGCTGCGCATCCATCACCTCACGCCCGACCAGCTCGTGGAAGCGCTCCGGTTGAACAACCAGGTGGCGCCCTCGGGCAACGTGCGCATCGGCGACAAAAACTACATCACACCTACGAATACGACCGTCAAAAACATCAAGGATTTCGAGAACCTGCCGCTGTTCAAAGGCGGTGTGCAGACGCTCTTCCTCCGCGATGTGGCCACGGTAGAGGACGGGGCAGACATTGCCGCGGGGTACGCTCTCGTGAACGGCCGCCGGTCCGTATACCTGAACGTCGCCAAATCGGCCGACGCCTCCACCTGGGAAGTGGTGCAGAATCTGAAGAAAGCTATTCCGCGGCTGCAGGCGCAGTTGCCGGAAGACGTGACGCTCAGTTATGAATTCGACCAGAGCACCTACGTGATGAACGCCGTGAAAAGCCTCGTGACGGAAGGCATCATCGGTGCGATCCTCACGGGTTTGATGGTGGTCCTGTTCCTGGGAGACCTTCGCGGCGCGCTCATCGTGATCCTCACCATTCCCGTGTCGATCATTTCGGGCGTACTGTTTTTGAGCCTCTTCGGCCAGACCATCAACATCATGACGCTGAGCGGCCTCGCCCTCGCGATCGGGATATTGGTGGATGAAAGCACGGTCACGATCGAGAACATCCACCAGCACTTCGACATGGGCAAGCCCAAGGCCCTCGCCATTTGGGACGCCTGTAAGGAAATCGCGTTCCCGAAACTGCTGATCCTGTTCTGTATCCTCGCCGTGTTTGCGCCCGCCTTCACCATGAAAGGCATCCCCGGTTCGCTGTTCCTCCCGCTGGCGCTCGCGATCGGTTTCTCCATGATCACTTCCTACTTCCTTTCCCAGACTTTTGTGCCGGTAATGGCCAACTGGATCATGAAAGCGCATAAGAAAGGACATGTTCCCGCCAACGAAAACGATACCTGGGACCAGAAGAAAGTGCTCGTGGAACGTGCCGATTTCAATAACGATGGGAAAGTGAGCGGATTCGAGAAATTCCGGAATCGTTTTATGAAACTGATAGACCGGCTCATGCCCGTCCGCAAACCCGTGGTGATCGCGTACCTCGTCATCATCAGCGGTATCGCGTTCTGGCTGCTGAGCGGCATCGGGCGCGACGTGCTCCCGCGCACCAACGGCGGCCAGTTCCAGGTCAGGCTGCGCGCGGAAGAGGGGACGCGGATGGAAAGGACGGAAGAAAAAACGCTCCGCGCCATCCACACCATCGAAAACGTCATCGGCAAGGAAAATATCAGCATCACTTCGTCTTATATTGGCCAGCACCCCTCGCTGTTCTCCGTAAGCCCGATCTACCTTTTCATGGCCGGGCCGCATGAAGCCGTTTTGCAGGTGAGCCTGAACAAGGACAAGCATTTCGAGCTGGAAGAGTTGAAAGAACAGCTGCGTGCCGCGCTGAAGGAAAAAGTGCCCGACATGACATTGTCTTTCGAACCGATCGAACTGACCGATAAAATCCTCAGCCAGGGTTCCCCCACGCCGGTGGAGGTGCGCATTTCCGGAAGGAATAAAAAGCTGAACGAAGAATACGCCAACAAGATCATCGATAAGCTGAAAGCGATCCATTACATGCGCGACGTGCAGTTGCAGCAATCCACCAAATACCCGTCTATCAACATCGAGGTAGACCGTACGCGGCTGGCGCAGCTGGGCGCGGATATGACAGACGTTACCCGTTCGCTCATCGCTTCCACGTCGTCCAGCCGGTTAACGGAAAAGAATGTTTGGGTGGATGAGAAAACGAACCTCAGTTACAGCGTGCAGGTGGTAGTGCCGGAAAACAAAATGAACAGTATCGACGAGATCGCTGAGATCCCGCTCATGAAAAACGCATCGCGCCCCGTGCTGGGAGACGTGGCCACCCTCACCCCGGGAACCACTTACGGTGAGAACGACAACCTCGGCGCTATGCCCATGATCTCCGTGACCGCGAACCTCAACGATACCGACCTCGGTACCGCCAGTGAAGACGTAAAAGCCGCCATCGCCTCACTGGGCGAGCTGCCCCGCGGTTTAACGATGGAGCCCGTGGGCCTGAGCAATACGCTCACCGAAACGCTGAGCAGCCTGCAAGGCGGCCTGCTCGTGGCGATCGTGGTGATTTTCCTCATGCTGACCGCCAATTTCCAGTCGTTCCGCGTATCTTTTGTGGTGCTGACCACGGTGCCCGCAGTGATCCTGGGTTCCCTGCTGCTGCTGCGCATAACGGGCAGTACGCTGAACCTGCAATCGTACATGGGCATCATCATGTCTGTCGGCGTATCGATTTCCAACGCGGTGCTGCTGATCACGAACGCGGAGCATTTGCGCAAGCATAACGGCGACGCGCTGGCATCGGCCAGGGAAGCCGCGGCGCTGCGGCTCCGCCCGATCCTCATGACGAGCCTCGCGATGGTGGTGGGCATGATCCCCATGGCCATCGGGCACGGCGAAGGCGGCGACCAGGTGAGCCCGCTGGGCCGCGCGGTGATCGGCGGACTGGTAGCTTCTACGGTGGCGGCGCTCGTGATGCTCCCGCTGGTGTTTGGATGGGTGATGAAATCCGCATCCACGCAAAGCGTTTCCCTCAATCCAGAAAACAAAGAAAGTAAACACTATATACCTTCCCTGTATGATCACAATCAATAA
- a CDS encoding efflux RND transporter periplasmic adaptor subunit, producing the protein MITINKTPGLALAAAIWLAGCGVSQSKPENTKVETATAVTAFPLGKAIFSASLRTPGELQAFQQVDLYAKVNSFVRKLNVDVGSTVQAGQVLATMEAPELGSALSGAESRLRSQEAVYLASKANYDRLYQTSLTPGTVSQNDLDMAFAKQQSDFAQKEAARAAYREIADQRNYLEIRAPFSGVISSRNVSAGAYVGPSGKGSEMPLFTLQEQKKLRLVVSVPEAYTPYLKDKERREIRDQIPRQPRIRSHHQPHGRRARCPAALATRGNGRPEQR; encoded by the coding sequence ATGATCACAATCAATAAAACGCCGGGCCTTGCCCTCGCAGCGGCCATCTGGCTTGCCGGTTGCGGCGTTTCGCAGAGCAAACCGGAAAACACGAAAGTGGAAACGGCCACCGCCGTCACCGCATTTCCGCTCGGGAAAGCGATCTTCTCCGCATCCCTGAGAACGCCGGGAGAGCTGCAGGCTTTCCAGCAGGTAGACCTCTACGCGAAGGTGAACAGCTTCGTCCGCAAACTCAATGTAGACGTGGGCTCCACCGTACAGGCGGGCCAGGTGCTGGCCACCATGGAAGCCCCCGAGCTGGGGAGCGCCCTGTCTGGCGCCGAATCGCGCCTGCGCTCGCAGGAAGCCGTGTACCTCGCCAGCAAAGCCAATTACGACAGATTATATCAAACCAGCCTCACGCCCGGAACCGTATCGCAGAACGACCTGGACATGGCCTTCGCCAAGCAGCAGAGCGACTTTGCGCAGAAGGAAGCCGCCCGTGCCGCCTATCGCGAAATCGCCGACCAGCGGAATTACCTGGAGATCAGGGCGCCCTTTTCCGGCGTGATCAGCTCGCGTAACGTGAGCGCCGGCGCATATGTGGGGCCTTCGGGCAAAGGTTCGGAAATGCCGCTGTTCACGCTGCAGGAACAGAAGAAACTGCGCCTCGTGGTATCTGTTCCCGAAGCATATACACCGTACCTGAAAGACAAAGAGCGCCGTGAAATTCGTGATCAAATCCCTCGGCAACCGCGAATTCGAAGCCATCATCAACCGCATGGCCGGCGCGCTCGATGCCCGGCTGCGCTCGCAACGCGTGGAAATGGACGTCCAGAACAACGATAA
- a CDS encoding CheR family methyltransferase, whose product MQQMEMKDAWLDGFLHDVLETHGYNFVNYARPSLRRRLGRLIALDRFGNLDDFRRRVLDDEAYFRHFVEEVTVNVTEMFRDPAFYRLLRKEVLPAIAHAPLIRIWHAGCSTGEEVFSMAILLREAGLLHRSLLYATDINPAVLENLRKGIFPLRSMKQYSENYIQSGGTQDFSQYYTAKYDLAKFGEDLIRRMVISPTTSLQTGLSTNSS is encoded by the coding sequence ATGCAGCAGATGGAAATGAAGGATGCATGGCTGGACGGGTTTCTGCACGATGTGTTGGAAACGCACGGGTATAATTTCGTCAATTATGCGCGCCCCTCGCTGCGGCGGCGCCTCGGCAGGCTCATTGCGCTCGACCGCTTCGGGAATCTCGATGATTTCCGCCGCCGCGTGCTGGACGATGAAGCGTATTTCCGGCATTTCGTGGAGGAAGTGACGGTGAACGTGACGGAGATGTTCCGCGATCCGGCGTTTTACCGGTTGCTGCGGAAGGAAGTATTGCCGGCCATCGCCCATGCGCCGCTGATCCGCATCTGGCACGCCGGCTGCTCTACGGGGGAGGAAGTGTTCAGCATGGCGATCCTGCTGCGCGAAGCGGGATTGCTGCACCGGTCGCTGTTATATGCTACAGATATCAACCCGGCGGTGCTGGAAAACCTGCGGAAGGGGATCTTCCCGCTCAGGTCCATGAAACAATATTCGGAAAACTACATCCAGTCGGGCGGTACGCAGGATTTCAGTCAATATTATACCGCTAAATACGACCTGGCCAAATTCGGCGAAGACCTCATCCGCCGGATGGTCATTTCCCCCACAACCTCGCTACAGACCGGTCTTTCAACGAATTCCAGCTGA